A region of Anolis carolinensis isolate JA03-04 unplaced genomic scaffold, rAnoCar3.1.pri scaffold_7, whole genome shotgun sequence DNA encodes the following proteins:
- the LOC103281293 gene encoding cysteine-rich and transmembrane domain-containing protein 1-like, translating to MNPNYPPPPYPGPMAPYPAPMAAPLYRAPYPGVYQQPVYQQYPGPAYGYGPGQTVYVVEERRTQDSALTGCLQGCLAALCCCCMCDMLTACN from the coding sequence ATGAACCCCAACTATCCTCCGCCGCCGTACCCAGGTCCAATGGCTCCCTACCCGGCACCCATGGCAGCCCCGCTGTATAGAGCCCCCTACCCGGGGGTCTACCAACAGCCTGTGTACCAGCAATATCCAGGCCCTGCATACGGCTACGGGCCCGGGCAGACAGTGTATGTTGTGGAGGAGCGGCGGACGCAGGACTCCGCTCTGACCGGCTGTCTGCAAGGCTGCCTGGCCGCCCTTTGCTGCTGCTGTATGTGCGACATGTTGACCGCTTGCAACTGA
- the LOC134293124 gene encoding uncharacterized protein LOC134293124 has protein sequence MFMFPTVKVPGDTTESLVCSFRSGCGELTLSQEYGHHPAVAVRCNMQVEDEELLGAGGGRSERATPETDAEFHQLAALASSTAYAQPNGVTQRRGVVRGDSTGGEEGSPSPGPQKMVFLEERMSAMETTLAVMSRAMERLAVLAEPERGRELRASSMWDVSMGSSQGFADLPAPKGREMRKEPGARPKIQTSLTRVEESDDEGEKPPRIPATLPTETLVPLANAGRGTGQREAAAGPTGPQGGLRRAENWGLPPQGPLPRREELRIEFGGESSELDFFLTTVRGYMEDNAHTFRTESSRVRAIGAVLKRGAASWYVQLHARRDPCLGSLRRFMGALETRFRDPLEQIRAREELKTVSQGQRSVSEYAEEFQCLAEKVPEWSAVTKIELFKEGLRREILSWAVHRDEPDTLRGWIQLAGRIETSLAQARRHRGGLQQRPQMKEGSRKEGSTPAGRRTEPTGNVSTSRRGCFVCGRLGHRAAECWQRKGEGGGPPKPRAVAGKRAEEEPPMRHHSGGLDEGEEDAMSEPCY, from the exons atgttcatgtttcctacagtaaaagttcctggtgataccacagagagtctcgtgtgttcattcaggagcggctgtggtgagctgacactaagccaagaatacggacaccatcccgctgtagcggtgaggtgtaacatgcaagtggaggatgaagagctcttgggcgccggaggaggaaggtcggaaagggccactcccgagacggacgctgagttccaccagctggcggccctggcgtcatccaccgcttatgcccagccaaatggggtaacccagaggcgcggagtggtgcggggagatagcaccggaggagaggaaggttcaccttccccaggcccgcaaaagatggtgtttctggaggagaggatgtcggcgatggagaccaccctggcagtgatgtcgagggcgatggagcgcctggcggttttggcggagccggagcgaggaagggaactccgggctagctcaatgtgggacgtgagcatgggaagcagccagggctttgcagacctcccagcaccgaagggaagggaaatgcgaaaggagcccggtgcccggcccaagatccaaacgagcctgacgcgggtggaggagagtgacgacgaaggggaaaagcctccgagaatcccggctacgctcccaactgagaccctggtgcccctggcgaatgccgggcgtggcacaggacaaagggaagcagcagcggggcccactggcccgcaagggggcttgcgacgggcggagaattggggattgccaccacagggacccctaccgagacgagaggaactaaggatcgagtttgggggagagtcctctgaactggattttttcctgaccacggtgaggggctatatggaggacaatgcccacacttttagaacggaatccagccgggtacgggccattggtgcagtgttgaagaggggagcggccagctggtacgttcaactacacgcgcggcgcgacccatgtctggggtcactccgacgctttatgggggccctggagacccgtttccgagatccactggagcagatccgggcgagggaggagttgaagaccgtctcccaggggcagaggtcggtatctgagtatgcggaggagttccaatgcctcgctgaaaaggtgccggaatggtctgcagtgacaaagatagaactcttcaaagaggggctcaggcgggagatcctctcctgggcggtgcatcgtgatgagcctgacacactgcgcggatggattcagctggcggggcgcatcgagacatcgctggcccaggcgaggaggcaccgaggagggctacagcagcggccgcagatgaaagaggggagccggaaggagggatcaaccccagccgggaggagaacggagccgacagggaacgtgagcaccagcaggaggggctgcttcgtgtgcggccgtttgggccacagggctgccgagtgctggcagagaaaaggggaaggcggaggcccgcccaaaccaagagccgtggcagggaaacgcgccgaggaagaaccaccgatgaggcaccactcgggggggttg gacgaaggggaggaggacgccatgtcagaaccctgctactag